The Pseudomonas sp. FP2309 genomic sequence ACGCTGGAAGATGGCACGGTGTTCGATTCGTCGTGGGCGCGGGGCAAGCCGTTCCAGTGTGTAATTGGCACCGGACGTGTGATCAAGGGATGGGATCAAGGCTTGATGGGGATGCAGGTGGGGGGCGTGCGCACGTTGTTTGTGCCGGCGCATTTGGCATATGGCGAGCGTTCGATGGGTGCGCATATTACGCCCAACAGCAATTTGCGGTTTGAGATCGAGCTGCTGGAAGTGCTGACGCGGGATGATTGAGCACGGCTGAGCGAGATGGATATCAAGTGTACCCGCGAGAACGTTCGGGTCGTTGAGCTGGGGATTGGCGATGAGGCCGAGCTTCAGGGTTTTTTCGAGCGTGCGGCGGATTACTTCAGCGCCGTCAGCGGCGAGCCCGCGAGGCCAACCGAAGCGCGTGAAGAGTTGCAGCACCCCTTGCCGCCAGGTTGGCGTTGCAGCCGCAGGTACTGGCTGGGTTACCGCGATGCACACGAGCAACTGGTCGCCGTGGTGAACATCGCGGCGGATTCATAGGGGTAGGGTAACGGTCATCAAATCTGATTGAGGAAGGAGAGCCAATGTCGACCGCCGTTCGTCTCGCCCAGCCCACCGATGCCCAAGAAATAAGCCAGGTTATTCTGGCGGCCTTGCACAGCAGCAATGCGCGGGATTACCCGGCGGATGTGATTGCACGGGTCGCGCGTAATTTCACGCCGGAGGCGGTGCTGGAACTGCTCAAGCGCCGCCTGGTGCTG encodes the following:
- a CDS encoding FKBP-type peptidyl-prolyl cis-trans isomerase, producing the protein MTPNELQITDIRLGDGKAVVKGALITTQYIGTLEDGTVFDSSWARGKPFQCVIGTGRVIKGWDQGLMGMQVGGVRTLFVPAHLAYGERSMGAHITPNSNLRFEIELLEVLTRDD